A single region of the Neisseriaceae bacterium genome encodes:
- a CDS encoding ABC transporter permease subunit, with protein MFISKKDQKLVSDALQMKGRSLWQDAWFRFKHNQAAMVSVFLLTMIIIFSIIVPMIAPHDYVVSNWDYVLSPPSIEKGYWMGSDALGRDVLVRVAVGGRISLLIGILGALMAVTVGTIYGAISGFLGGVVDTIMMRIVDIINAFPFMFFVILLITMFGRRIEFIFIAIGLFSWADVARIVRGQTLSLVQKEFIDAAFVIGLKNRQIIFRHIIPNVLGIVVIYASLMVPSMILFESFLSFLGLGVQEPMTSWGVLLQEGAQNMQVALWQLFFPGLFLITTLFSFNFIGDGLRDALDPKYR; from the coding sequence ATGTTTATCAGCAAAAAAGATCAAAAACTAGTATCAGATGCCTTGCAAATGAAAGGCCGTAGTTTGTGGCAAGATGCTTGGTTCCGTTTTAAACATAATCAAGCTGCAATGGTAAGTGTTTTCTTATTAACAATGATTATTATTTTTTCTATTATTGTGCCTATGATTGCACCACACGATTATGTGGTCTCTAACTGGGATTATGTTTTGAGCCCCCCAAGTATTGAAAAAGGTTATTGGATGGGAAGTGATGCACTAGGGCGTGATGTTTTGGTACGAGTTGCAGTCGGTGGCAGGATATCTTTGTTAATTGGGATACTTGGTGCTTTAATGGCAGTCACTGTGGGAACAATTTATGGTGCTATATCTGGTTTCTTGGGTGGTGTTGTAGATACAATCATGATGAGAATTGTTGATATTATCAATGCTTTCCCCTTTATGTTTTTTGTGATTTTATTAATTACTATGTTTGGTCGAAGAATCGAATTTATTTTTATTGCCATTGGCTTATTTTCTTGGGCTGATGTTGCTCGTATTGTGCGAGGGCAAACCTTAAGTTTGGTTCAAAAAGAATTTATTGATGCCGCTTTTGTCATTGGATTAAAAAATAGACAGATTATTTTTAGGCATATTATTCCTAATGTGTTAGGAATTGTGGTGATTTATGCTTCTCTAATGGTACCTAGCATGATTTTATTCGAATCTTTTTTAAGTTTTTTAGGTTTGGGTGTACAAGAACCAATGACAAGTTGGGGAGTTTTATTGCAAGAGGGTGCGCAAAATATGCAAGTAGCATTATGGCAGTTGTTTTTTCCTGGTTTATTTTTAATTACCACTTTATTTAGCTTTAATTTTATTGGTGATGGTTTGAGAGATGCATTAGATCCGAAATATAGGTAG
- a CDS encoding ATP-binding cassette domain-containing protein, whose product MSLLSVKNLDISFITQDGIVKAVKLLNFELEKGKILGIVGESGSGKTQTGFAIMGLLDNNAQTSGEILFNGNNILNLSDKEMNRLRSNHIAMIFQDPMTALNPYLTIGKQLCEVLVYHKKMSKKQAYVKAVEMLDAVQISYPEQRMKQYPHEFSGGMCQRVMIAMALLCEPDLLIADEPTTALDVTVQVQITDLLKRINHQFNMGILFISHDLGLVASFCDDILVMKLGEKVEAGTRDEIFLNPKHPYTQGLLDAIPKLPDGKYGDK is encoded by the coding sequence ATGAGTTTATTATCAGTAAAGAATTTAGATATTTCCTTTATTACCCAAGACGGTATAGTAAAAGCAGTTAAGTTACTTAATTTTGAACTAGAGAAAGGGAAAATATTGGGAATTGTAGGAGAGTCTGGTTCAGGTAAGACTCAAACTGGGTTTGCAATTATGGGATTACTTGACAATAACGCTCAAACCAGTGGTGAGATTCTATTTAATGGCAATAATATTTTGAATTTATCTGATAAAGAAATGAATCGTTTGCGTAGCAATCACATTGCCATGATTTTCCAAGATCCAATGACTGCATTGAATCCTTATTTAACTATTGGTAAACAATTATGTGAGGTATTGGTTTATCATAAAAAGATGTCTAAAAAACAGGCTTATGTCAAAGCAGTTGAAATGTTAGATGCTGTACAAATTTCCTACCCTGAACAAAGAATGAAACAATATCCGCATGAATTCTCTGGAGGTATGTGTCAACGAGTTATGATTGCCATGGCACTATTGTGTGAGCCCGATTTATTAATTGCCGATGAGCCTACTACGGCTTTGGATGTGACAGTTCAAGTGCAGATTACAGATTTATTAAAAAGGATTAACCATCAATTTAACATGGGGATATTATTTATTAGTCATGACTTGGGGCTAGTTGCCAGTTTTTGTGATGATATATTAGTTATGAAATTAGGGGAGAAGGTTGAAGCAGGTACAAGAGATGAAATATTCCTAAATCCGAAACATCCTTATACTCAGGGGTTATTAGATGCCATTCCTAAATTACCAGATGGCAAGTATGGAGATAAATAA
- a CDS encoding ATP-binding cassette domain-containing protein has protein sequence MPFLNYQMASMEINKMSEILLEVNNLSINFYIPKKGSIFTFKKDVVTAVNNVSFQINKGEVFGIVGESGSGKSTIARAIIGLNKITSGSVQFNQQELTNLTTKSLRLARKDMRMIFQDPLASLSPRMTLGNIIAEPLKIYQPELTKLEIKQKVEDMLEKVGLSKNMVNRYPHEFSGGQCQRIGIARALIVKPKLLICDEPTTALDMCIQAQIIELLKKMNREFNMAILLITHDLRVVAGMCEHVLVLQHGQKVEYNDTLSLFCHPKQQYTKQLLTAIPRLPS, from the coding sequence ATGCCATTCCTAAATTACCAGATGGCAAGTATGGAGATAAATAAAATGTCTGAGATACTTTTAGAGGTTAACAATTTATCAATAAATTTTTATATCCCTAAAAAAGGTTCTATTTTTACATTTAAAAAAGATGTTGTAACGGCAGTTAATAATGTATCATTTCAAATCAATAAAGGTGAGGTGTTTGGTATTGTAGGTGAATCTGGTTCAGGTAAATCTACTATTGCACGTGCCATTATAGGGTTAAATAAAATAACATCAGGTTCGGTTCAATTCAATCAACAAGAATTAACAAATTTAACTACTAAATCATTACGTTTGGCTCGTAAAGATATGCGAATGATTTTTCAAGATCCACTTGCCTCACTTAGTCCTAGAATGACTTTAGGCAATATTATTGCTGAACCTCTAAAAATTTATCAACCTGAATTAACTAAACTAGAAATAAAACAAAAAGTAGAAGATATGCTAGAAAAAGTAGGTTTGTCTAAGAATATGGTTAATCGTTATCCTCATGAGTTCTCAGGTGGGCAATGCCAACGTATTGGTATTGCAAGGGCATTGATAGTCAAACCTAAATTACTCATTTGTGATGAGCCAACAACAGCTTTGGATATGTGTATACAAGCACAAATTATTGAATTACTGAAGAAAATGAATCGTGAATTTAATATGGCTATTTTATTAATTACTCATGATCTTCGAGTTGTTGCTGGTATGTGTGAGCATGTTTTAGTACTGCAACATGGACAGAAAGTGGAATACAATGATACTTTATCATTATTTTGTCATCCCAAACAACAGTATACTAAACAGTTATTAACGGCTATTCCTAGACTACCAAGCTAA
- the rfaE2 gene encoding D-glycero-beta-D-manno-heptose 1-phosphate adenylyltransferase, giving the protein MSEDQIIFEQKILSAQKIKLVLDVLDRPVVFTNGCFDILHRGHVTYLAQAKSLGHSLIVALNTDDSVRRQGKGINRPINTLENRMAVIAALENVDFVTWFDEDIPLKLIELLQPDILVKGGDWPIEEIVGHQEVIARGGKVYSIPFLYDTSTTQIINKISNK; this is encoded by the coding sequence ATGTCCGAAGATCAAATAATATTTGAACAAAAGATCCTATCTGCTCAAAAGATAAAATTGGTGTTAGATGTACTGGATCGCCCAGTAGTCTTTACTAATGGCTGTTTTGATATTTTACATCGGGGACATGTAACATATTTAGCACAAGCCAAATCTTTAGGACATTCATTGATTGTTGCTTTAAATACGGATGATTCTGTTAGACGACAAGGGAAAGGTATAAATAGGCCGATTAATACCTTAGAAAATCGCATGGCAGTTATTGCAGCTTTAGAAAATGTAGATTTTGTGACTTGGTTTGATGAAGATATTCCTTTAAAATTGATTGAATTATTACAACCTGATATTTTAGTAAAAGGGGGAGACTGGCCAATTGAAGAAATAGTAGGCCATCAAGAAGTGATAGCTCGAGGTGGGAAGGTATATTCTATTCCTTTTTTATATGATACTTCTACCACCCAAATCATTAATAAAATTAGCAATAAATGA